In the Oncorhynchus gorbuscha isolate QuinsamMale2020 ecotype Even-year linkage group LG05, OgorEven_v1.0, whole genome shotgun sequence genome, one interval contains:
- the LOC124035168 gene encoding probable G-protein coupled receptor 21, with amino-acid sequence MRAELNMNSSSSDVNQSSSPFCLLGLGYSHTLNTCVVEAAVILFLTILIISGNLMVIFVFHCAPLLHHHTTGHFIQTMAYADLLVGVSCLVPSLSLLHYLKGLDEELTCQVFGYLVSVLKSVSMVSLACISIDRYIAVTQPFSYATLVTPCRLRVCICLIWLYSALIFLPSFLGWGKPGYHGDIFRWCATSWQTDPGFSSFIAAVLYAPAALTVCFTYGSIFLICRQHTREITQRHARFGPQGNERGERGEGCPDKRYAMVLFRITSVFYVLWMPYILYFLLESAGLYRHLVASFLTTWLAISNSFCNCLIYSLSNSVFRKGLGRLFRQLCSPCQGLGCCMEGKKGPALPRPRPAPACHV; translated from the coding sequence ATGAGAGCAGAACTGAACATGAACTCTTCCTCGTCCGATGTGAACCAAAGCAGCTCTCCTTTCTGCCTGCTGGGCCTGGGCTACTCCCATACCCTCAACACTTGCGTTGTGGAGGCGGCCGTCATTCTCTTCCTCACTATCCTCATCATCAGCGGCAACCTGATGGTGATCTTCGTGTTCCACTGTGCTCCGCTgctccaccaccacaccaccgGCCACTTCATCCAGACCATGGCCTATGCAGACCTCCTGGTGGGGGTGAGCTGCCTGGTGCCCTCCCTGTCCCTGCTCCACTACCTCAAGGGGTTGGACGAGGAGCTCACCTGTCAGGTGTTCGGCTACCTGGTGTCTGTGCTGAAGAGCGTGTCCATGGTGTCTCTTGCTTGTATTAGTATTGACCGCTACATCGCCGTCACACAGCCGTTCTCCTACGCCACACTCGTCACACCATGCCGCCTGCGCGTCTGCATTTGCCTCATCTGGCTCTACTCCGCCCTCATTTTCCTGCCCTCCTTCCTTGGCTGGGGGAAGCCCGGCTACCATGGGGACATATTTCGCTGGTGTGCGACCTCGTGGCAGACCGATCCGGGCTTCAGCTCATTCATCGCGGCTGTGCTGTATGCGCCGGCCGCCCTGACTGTGTGCTTCACCTATGGGAGTATCTTCCTTATCTGCCGTCAACACACCAGGGAGATCACCCAGCGCCACGCACGCTTCGGCCCCCAGGGGAACGAGAGGGGCGAGCGTGGTGAAGGGTGCCCGGATAAACGCTATGCCATGGTGCTGTTCCGAATCACCAGTGTGTTCTACGTGCTCTGGATGCCCTACATCCTTTACTTCCTGCTGGAGAGCGCCGGACTCTACCGCCACCTGGTGGCCTCATTCCTCACCACATGGCTAGCCATCAGCAACAGCTTCTGCAACTGCCTCATCTATAGTCTCTCCAACAGCGTGTTCCGGAAGGGCCTGGGCCGCCTGTTCAGGCAACTCTGCTCCCCCTGTCAGGGACTGGGATGCTGCATGGAGGGGAAGAAGGGTCCCGCTCTACCCAGGCCGCGCCCAGCCCCAGCCTGCCATGTGTAA